Proteins from a genomic interval of Plutella xylostella chromosome 24, ilPluXylo3.1, whole genome shotgun sequence:
- the LOC105398785 gene encoding zinc finger protein 675 isoform X3 has product MTDVKWKIEKDLCRCCHSEGSFRNLDAPFANDFGEEEIYGKMLREQLGIALFKIEGIMSEVTYTICEGCIFRLREATDFKRQVLSCEEKFHDMFNRNMFTVSVSIPTLTTVKKEVQDEIDLNYVAADDDGDMGADDDDNYSLEDLKFSEDDDKPLGLSSIKKETPQKKRKTTVKPANKVTKKTTTRKAAKSKTKAETTESIPATSAEKKQGQRAKRFQFTEEDFSQDGDTYTCKRCGKRYDKFESLKYHIRAKYYKIPRFKCPLCEKEFMTPAPLTTHKLEVHNVDDRHKCNACKGAFNTKIQLRKHINNFHMLGEKHKCEFCDYETFSFEGLYKHKFKHKTVKDYHCRFCRKSFLRKTTLDLHERIHTGDRRKVCTVCGQAFVQKASLNYHMAKYHPEINF; this is encoded by the exons ATGACTGATGTTAAGTGGAAAATAGAGAAAGACCTGTGTAGATGTTGTCATTCAGAAGGCTCGTTTCGAAACCTTGATGCTCCTTTTGCTAATGACTTTGGCGAGGAGGAAATATACGGCAAAATGCTGCGAGAGCAGCTTGGTATTGCC TTGTTCAAAATAGAAGGTATAATGTCTGAAGTGACATACACAATATGCGAGGGCTGCATCTTCCGGCTGCGAGAAGCCACCGACTTCAAGAGACAAGTCTTGTCTTGCGAGGAAAAGTTCCATGATATGTTTAATAGGAATATGTTTACTG tttcagtTAGTATCCCCACGCTCACCACTGTGAAAAAAGAGGTCCAAGATGAAATAGATTTAAACTATG TGGCGGCAGACGATGACGGCGACATGggagctgatgatgatgataattacTCTTTAGAAGATCTCAAGTTCTCTGAGGATG ACGACAAACCTTTAGGACTGAGTAGTATAAAGAAAGAAACTCCacaaaagaaaagaaagaccACAGTGAAACCCGCCAATAAAGTTACCAAGAAGACAACTACTAGGAAA GCAGCCAAATCGAAAACGAAAGCAGAAACTACAGAAAGTATACCAGCCACGTCTGCAGAGAAAAAACAAG GACAAAGGGCGAAGCGCTTTCAATTCACCGAAGAGGATTTCAGCCAAGACGGCGACACCTACACGTGCAAGCGTTGCGGGAAGCGATACGACAAGTTCGAATCCCTGAAATACCACATCCGAGCGAAATACTACAAGATACCTCGCTTCAAATGCCCGTTGTGTGAGAAAGAATTCATGACGCCGGCGCCGCTTACAACGCACAAACTAGAGGTCCACAACGTGGACGATCGACACAAGTGCAATGCGTGCAAAGGAGCGTTCAACACAAAGATACAGCTACGAAAACACATAAACAACTTTCACATGCTTGGGGAGAAGCATAAGTGCGAGTTCTGCGACTATGAGACGTTCAGCTTTGAGGGTCTGTATAAGCACAAGTTTAAGCATAAGACGGTTAAGGACTATCACTGTAGGTTTTGCAGGAAGTCGTTTTTGAGGAAGACGACGTTGGATTTGCATGAGAGGATCCATACGGGGGACAGACGGAAGGTGTGTACGGTTTGTGGACAAGCGTTTGTGCAGAAAGCTAGTTTGAATTATCACATGGCTAAGTACCACCCGGAGATAAATTTTTGA
- the LOC119691909 gene encoding uncharacterized protein LOC119691909 isoform X2, whose amino-acid sequence MRNVEIKAKVHDIDGIIKSATELSGGPGSVINQDDTFYNVTSGRLKMRFYGDSATLVRYDREDTEGPKLSDYELLHFAATEGEKAKTLDDMLKKCLGVRGRVVKERKLFMVGQTRVHIDTVKGLGHFMELEVVLRPEQTAAEGEDIARDLQLKLGVKDRDLIQCAYVDLLDKKG is encoded by the exons aTGCGTAACGTCGAGATCAAAGCTAAAGTGCACGACATCGATGGCATCATAAAATCTGCAACCGAACTAAGCGGAGGGCCCGGTAGCGTTATAAATCAAGACGATACATTCTACAATGTAACGAGCGGCCGTCTCAAAATGCGGTTCTACGGTGATTCAG CAACACTGGTCCGCTACGACCGCGAGGACACGGAGGGCCCTAAACTTAGTGATTACGAATTACTCCACTTCGCTGCTACTGAAGGGGAGAAAGCAAAAACACTTGATGATATGCTGAAGAAGTGCCTTGGAGTGCGAGGCAGGGTGGTCAAAGAAAG AAAACTCTTTATGGTGGGCCAGACTCGTGTACACATAGACACAGTCAAGGGCCTGGGTCACTTCATGGAGTTAGAAGTGGTGCTGAGGCCAGAGCAAACCGCTGCGGAGGGCGAGGACATAGCTAGAGACCTACAACTGAAACTGGGAGTGAAAGACCGAGACCTGATTCAGTGTGCATATGTTGATTTGTTGGATAAGAAAGgttaa
- the LOC119691909 gene encoding uncharacterized protein LOC119691909 isoform X1: protein MRNVEIKAKVHDIDGIIKSATELSGGPGSVINQDDTFYNVTSGRLKMRFYGDSAATLVRYDREDTEGPKLSDYELLHFAATEGEKAKTLDDMLKKCLGVRGRVVKERKLFMVGQTRVHIDTVKGLGHFMELEVVLRPEQTAAEGEDIARDLQLKLGVKDRDLIQCAYVDLLDKKG from the exons aTGCGTAACGTCGAGATCAAAGCTAAAGTGCACGACATCGATGGCATCATAAAATCTGCAACCGAACTAAGCGGAGGGCCCGGTAGCGTTATAAATCAAGACGATACATTCTACAATGTAACGAGCGGCCGTCTCAAAATGCGGTTCTACGGTGATTCAG CAGCAACACTGGTCCGCTACGACCGCGAGGACACGGAGGGCCCTAAACTTAGTGATTACGAATTACTCCACTTCGCTGCTACTGAAGGGGAGAAAGCAAAAACACTTGATGATATGCTGAAGAAGTGCCTTGGAGTGCGAGGCAGGGTGGTCAAAGAAAG AAAACTCTTTATGGTGGGCCAGACTCGTGTACACATAGACACAGTCAAGGGCCTGGGTCACTTCATGGAGTTAGAAGTGGTGCTGAGGCCAGAGCAAACCGCTGCGGAGGGCGAGGACATAGCTAGAGACCTACAACTGAAACTGGGAGTGAAAGACCGAGACCTGATTCAGTGTGCATATGTTGATTTGTTGGATAAGAAAGgttaa